One segment of Drosophila mauritiana strain mau12 chromosome 3R, ASM438214v1, whole genome shotgun sequence DNA contains the following:
- the LOC117142282 gene encoding atlastin yields MGGSAVQVINASEEHTFVLNEDALSEVLMRDEVKDRFVCVVSVAGAFRKGKSFLLDFFLRYMYSKYVHHDATDWLGGESDPLEGFSWRGGSERDTTGILMWSDIFLHDYPNGDKIAIILLDTQGAFDSQSTVRDCATVFALSTMLSSVQIYNLSQNIQEDDLQHLQLFTEYGRLALADTGKKPFQRLQFLVRDWSFPYEAEYGALGGDKILKRRLEVSDKQHPELQSLRRHISSCFTEVACFLMPHPGLNVATNPKFDGRLQDITPEFKSSLRSLVPMLLAPDNLVYKEISGQRVRARDLIQYFQSYMNIYKGNELPEPKSMLVATAEANHLTAVAAAKELYGQLMEEVCGGTRPYLSTAHLQTEHLRVKDKALFQFAAKRKMGGEEFTEKFRKQLEDDLEEVFTNYQAHNESKNIFKAARTPAVYFACAVIMYILSGIFGLVGLYTFANFCNLIMGVALLTLALWAYIRYSGELSDFGGKLDDFATLMWEKFMRPIYHGCMEKGIHHVATHATEMAVGGGAASYRTQTSVNASNGKVKRS; encoded by the exons ATGGGCGGATCGGCAGTGCAGGTGATCAACGCCTCGGAGGAGCATACATTTGTGCTCAACGAGGATGCGTTGAGTGAGGTCCTCATGCGGGATGAGGTCAAGGATCGGTTCGTCTGCGTTGTCTCCGTGGCGGGAGCCTTCCGAAAGGGCAAGAGCTTCCTGCTGGACTTCTTTCTGCGCTATATGTATTCAAAG TATGTGCATCACGATGCGACAGACTGGCTGGGAGGCGAATCAGATCCGCTGGAGGGTTTCTCCTGGCGCGGCGGCTCTGAGCGTGACACCACCGGCATTCTCATGTGGTCCGACATATTCCTGCACGACTATCCCAACGGAGACAAGATAGCCATCATTCTGCTGGACACACAGGGCGCCTTCGACAGCCAGAGCACGGTGCGCGATTGTGCCACCGTTTTTGCGCTGAGCACAATGCTGTCCTCGGTGCAGATATACAACCTGTCACAGAACATCCAGGAGGACGACCTGCAGCACCTGCAGCTCTTCACCGAGTATGGCCGCCTCGCGCTGGCCGACACCGGAAAAAAGCCGTTCCAGCGGCTGCAGTTCCTCGTCCGGGATTGGAGCTTTCCCTACGAGGCGGAATACGGTGCACTGGGCGGGGATAAGATTCTGAAACGACGTCTGGAGGTGTCCGACAAACAGCACCCAGAACTTCAGTCCCTGCGTCGCCATATTTCGTCCTGTTTCACGGAGGTGGCTTGCTTCCTGATGCCCCATCCAGGCCTCAATGTGGCCACCAATCCAAAATTCGACGGTCGGCTGCAGGACATCACGCCCGAGTTCAAGAGCAGCCTGCGCTCCCTGGTGCCCATGCTGCTGGCACCGGACAACCTGGTCTACAAGGAGATCAGCGGACAGCGGGTGCGGGCCCGCGATCTCATCCAGTACTTCCAATCGTACATGAACATCTACAAGGGCAACGAGCTGCCCGAGCCGAAGAGCATGCTGGTGGCCACCGCCGAGGCCAACCATTTGACTGCCGTGGCCGCCGCCAAGGAGCTGTACGGACAGCTCATGGAGGAGGTGTGCGGTGGAACGCGGCCGTACTTAAGCACCGCCCATCTGCAGACGGAGCACCTGCGGGTGAAGGACAAGGCACTGTTTCAGTTTGCCGCCAAGCGCAAGATGGGCGGTGAGGAGTTCACCGAGAAATTCCGCAAGCAACTGGAAGATGATCTTGAGGAGGTCTTCACCAACTACCAAGCGCACAACGAGAGCAAGAACATCTTTAAGGCGGCACGGACACCGGCGGTGTACTTCGCCTGCGCCGTCATCATGTACATCCTCAGCGGCATCTTTGGATTGGTGGGTCTTTACACGTTCGCCAACTTCTGTAACTTGATCATGGGTGTGGCGCTTCTAACGCTGGCTCTGTGGGCGTACATTAG ATATAGCGGAGAGCTCAGCGACTTTGGCGGCAAGTTGGATGACTTTGCAACGCTAATGTGGGAGAAA TTCATGCGACCCATCTATCACGGCTGCATGGAGAAGGGCATCCACCATGTGGCCACCCATGCGACCGAAATGGCTGTCGGCGGAGGCGCAGCCTCCTACCGCACCCAGACCTCGGTGAATGCGTCCAATGGCAAGGTGAAGCGGTCATGA
- the LOC117142285 gene encoding metallothionein-3, translating to MPCVGCGKDCKCTPEKCCENCKCQKPGQCGCNPSNASSSGGCCKKDGGDTAGGDAKSSCCGAKK from the exons ATGCCGTGCGTTGGTTGTGGAAAGG ATTGCAAGTGCACGCCGGAGAAGTGCTGCGAGAACTGCAAGTGCCAAAAACCCGGACAGTGTGGATGCAATCCGTCGAATGCCAGCTCCTCGGGCGGATGTTGCAAGAAGGATGGCGGCGACACGGCGGGCGGCGATGCAAAGTCAAGTTGCTGTGGCGCAAAGAAGTAG